From Caloranaerobacter ferrireducens, the proteins below share one genomic window:
- a CDS encoding prolipoprotein diacylglyceryl transferase family protein produces MNSYFFIYKSIGISWFLFLTIISIIISYYITIFIGKDRGFKKNEAEDIFFILVISGFIGARLGYVVCNLDLYKGHLKYIFSINHINLSLLGGVIAGLITLIIISKKNKFSFYYLFKIFLIPFYFSMSLAIWFLFFEGRLIGKEYNGFLSIYHLSAYRHPVVLYLSLIFIVGLVIEAINIKRRILGKYISYLVFVLILISYYLIRIKLAI; encoded by the coding sequence ATGAATTCTTACTTCTTTATATATAAATCAATAGGGATTAGTTGGTTTTTGTTTTTAACTATAATTTCAATAATTATTAGTTATTATATAACTATTTTTATAGGTAAGGATAGAGGATTTAAGAAAAATGAAGCAGAGGATATATTTTTTATATTGGTTATATCAGGATTTATTGGAGCTAGATTAGGTTATGTTGTATGTAATTTAGATTTATATAAGGGACATTTAAAATATATTTTTTCTATAAATCATATAAATCTAAGCTTGCTTGGAGGAGTTATAGCAGGTCTGATTACACTGATAATTATATCAAAGAAAAATAAATTCTCTTTTTATTATTTGTTTAAAATATTTCTGATTCCATTTTATTTTAGTATGTCTTTAGCAATATGGTTTTTGTTTTTTGAAGGTCGTTTAATTGGTAAAGAGTATAATGGGTTTTTATCCATATATCATTTATCTGCTTACAGGCATCCAGTTGTACTTTATTTGTCACTTATATTTATTGTTGGATTAGTCATAGAAGCAATAAATATAAAAAGAAGAATTTTAGGGAAGTATATTTCTTATTTAGTTTTCGTTTTAATTTTGATAAGTTACTATTTAATCAGGATAAAATTAGCAATCTGA
- a CDS encoding heavy metal translocating P-type ATPase codes for MNLKVEGMTCAACSARVEKVLNKIDGVKNANVNLTMEKATIEIYEGAIENAELIKAIEKAGYKAFEEDEKDEEDSKKRVKEINHLKRLFTASVILSIPLLSTMFFHMAGIHTILDNGYVQLALATPVQFIIGYRFYKGAYHSLKGGGANMDVLVALGTSSAYFYSLYNLIAGVREYYFEASAVIITLILLGKMLESIAKGRTSEAIKKLMNLQAKTAKVIRDGKELDIPIEEVVVGDTVIVRPGEKIPVDGIVIEGSSSVDESMLTGESIPVDKKEGDEVIGATINKHGTFKFKATKVGKDTVLSQIIKLVEEAQGSKAPVQRLADKVAGIFVPTVVGIAILTFIAWYFADGDFANALINAVAVLVIACPCALGLATPTAIMVGTGKGAENGILIKGGEYLEKTHQINTLIFDKTGTITKGEPEVTDIISFTNSKENILKFAAIAEKASEHPLGQAIVKKGEESGIKLIDPEKFNAIPGHGIFAVVEGKEIYLGNRKLMKDKNIDIEDIEDEIIKLENQGKTAMLLSVNGRIEGIIAVADTVKEHSKEAIKELKSMGIEVYMITGDNERTAKAIAKEVGIENVIAEVLPEHKAEKVEKLKAQGKKVGMVGDGINDAPALVAADIGFAIGTGTDVAIEAADITLMKGDLRDIVLAIRLSRKTMRTIKQNLFWAFFYNTAGIPLASLGFLNPMIAGAAMAFSSVSVVSNSLRLKRFK; via the coding sequence ATTAACCTTAAGGTTGAAGGAATGACTTGCGCTGCTTGCTCTGCAAGAGTTGAAAAAGTATTAAACAAAATAGATGGAGTAAAAAATGCTAATGTAAATCTTACGATGGAAAAAGCAACTATTGAAATCTATGAAGGAGCTATCGAAAATGCAGAACTTATAAAAGCTATAGAGAAAGCAGGATATAAAGCGTTTGAAGAAGATGAGAAAGACGAAGAAGATAGTAAAAAGAGAGTAAAGGAAATTAATCATTTAAAAAGACTTTTTACAGCATCTGTAATATTAAGTATACCCTTATTATCAACAATGTTCTTTCATATGGCAGGGATACACACTATATTAGACAATGGATATGTACAACTTGCATTGGCTACTCCAGTACAATTTATTATTGGGTATAGGTTTTATAAAGGAGCATATCACTCTTTAAAAGGTGGAGGAGCCAATATGGATGTTTTGGTAGCTTTAGGTACTTCATCGGCGTATTTTTACAGTCTTTATAACTTGATTGCAGGGGTTAGAGAATATTATTTTGAAGCATCTGCAGTTATTATAACTTTAATTTTATTAGGAAAGATGCTGGAGTCGATTGCTAAAGGCAGAACATCTGAAGCTATAAAGAAGCTTATGAATTTGCAGGCTAAAACGGCTAAAGTAATAAGAGATGGAAAAGAATTAGATATACCTATAGAAGAAGTTGTGGTTGGAGATACCGTAATAGTACGTCCTGGAGAAAAGATTCCTGTTGATGGTATTGTTATCGAGGGAAGTTCTTCTGTAGATGAATCTATGCTTACAGGAGAAAGTATTCCAGTAGATAAAAAAGAAGGGGACGAAGTTATTGGAGCTACAATAAATAAACATGGAACATTTAAGTTTAAAGCTACAAAAGTAGGAAAAGATACAGTATTATCGCAGATAATTAAACTAGTTGAAGAGGCTCAAGGTTCTAAAGCTCCTGTACAGAGATTAGCTGATAAAGTAGCAGGTATATTTGTGCCGACTGTCGTAGGGATAGCTATTTTGACATTTATAGCATGGTACTTTGCAGATGGAGATTTTGCTAATGCTTTAATTAATGCAGTAGCAGTTTTGGTTATAGCTTGTCCTTGTGCATTAGGACTTGCAACTCCAACTGCTATAATGGTTGGGACAGGAAAAGGAGCTGAGAATGGTATATTGATAAAAGGAGGAGAATATCTAGAAAAAACACATCAGATAAATACACTGATATTTGATAAAACGGGAACTATAACAAAAGGTGAACCAGAAGTAACAGATATAATAAGCTTTACTAATTCTAAAGAAAATATCTTAAAGTTCGCAGCAATTGCCGAAAAAGCATCTGAACATCCTTTAGGTCAAGCAATTGTAAAAAAAGGTGAAGAAAGTGGCATAAAATTGATTGATCCAGAGAAGTTTAATGCAATACCAGGACATGGTATATTTGCAGTTGTAGAAGGTAAAGAAATATATCTGGGTAACAGGAAATTGATGAAAGATAAAAATATTGATATAGAAGATATTGAGGATGAAATTATAAAACTTGAGAATCAAGGAAAAACTGCAATGCTATTATCAGTAAATGGTAGAATAGAAGGGATTATTGCTGTAGCAGATACGGTAAAAGAACATTCAAAGGAAGCTATTAAAGAGCTTAAATCAATGGGAATAGAAGTTTATATGATTACAGGTGATAATGAAAGAACTGCTAAAGCTATAGCTAAAGAAGTAGGTATAGAAAATGTGATTGCTGAAGTTTTACCTGAACATAAGGCAGAGAAAGTAGAAAAACTAAAAGCGCAAGGAAAAAAAGTAGGCATGGTTGGAGATGGTATAAATGATGCTCCTGCTTTGGTAGCAGCTGATATTGGATTTGCTATCGGGACAGGTACGGATGTTGCTATAGAAGCTGCCGATATAACTTTAATGAAAGGCGATTTAAGAGATATAGTATTAGCTATTAGATTAAGCAGAAAAACTATGAGAACTATAAAGCAGAATCTTTTCTGGGCATTTTTCTATAACACTGCAGGAATTCCATTAGCTTCTTTAGGATTTTTGAATCCTATGATAGCTGGTGCAGCTATGGCTTTTAGTTCTGTTTCAGTTGTATCAAATTCACTAAGATTAAAGAGATTTAAATAA
- a CDS encoding heavy-metal-associated domain-containing protein yields the protein MDYKKIKERVHHMTKVLFIEGMSCNHCAMAVKKALSEVEGVISVEVDLEGKKAVVELSKEVEENILKDAVTSAGYEVVDTR from the coding sequence ATGGATTATAAAAAAATAAAAGAAAGGGTGCATCATATGACAAAAGTATTATTTATTGAGGGAATGAGTTGTAACCACTGTGCTATGGCGGTAAAAAAAGCGTTAAGTGAAGTTGAAGGAGTAATATCAGTAGAAGTAGATTTAGAAGGTAAAAAGGCAGTAGTTGAGCTTTCTAAAGAAGTAGAAGAAAATATATTAAAGGATGCAGTAACTTCAGCAGGATATGAAGTTGTTGATACTAGGTAG
- a CDS encoding metal-sensing transcriptional repressor encodes MNEGRKKALNLLKTSKGQIEGIIRMIENDRYCVDISKQILAVQALLKKANLNIIDQHIKHCVKEAVLKGEGDEKIDEIINILDKYVK; translated from the coding sequence ATGAATGAAGGTAGAAAGAAAGCATTAAATTTGCTTAAAACTTCAAAAGGACAAATTGAAGGAATAATAAGAATGATTGAAAATGATAGATATTGCGTTGATATTTCTAAGCAAATACTTGCTGTTCAAGCGTTGCTTAAAAAGGCAAACTTGAATATAATAGATCAACATATAAAACATTGTGTAAAAGAAGCTGTTCTTAAAGGAGAAGGTGACGAAAAAATTGATGAAATTATTAACATATTAGACAAGTATGTAAAGTAG
- a CDS encoding YmaF family protein, producing MYPFMRTHVHKYKGRTSYNKGHLHEFHGITSEPIPLWRGHVHFYKGYTTINKKHKHYYMGFTSGPIKVPGGHVHYINGRTSYNKEHSHKYVDKTSKQKYRY from the coding sequence ATGTATCCGTTTATGAGGACGCATGTTCATAAATATAAAGGCAGAACATCTTATAATAAAGGTCATTTGCATGAATTTCATGGGATAACTAGTGAACCTATACCTTTGTGGAGGGGCCATGTTCACTTTTATAAAGGATATACAACAATTAATAAAAAGCATAAGCATTATTATATGGGATTTACAAGTGGACCTATCAAAGTGCCAGGAGGTCATGTTCATTATATTAATGGGAGAACAAGCTATAATAAAGAACACAGTCACAAATATGTAGACAAAACTTCAAAACAAAAATATAGATACTAA
- the mgtE gene encoding magnesium transporter produces MKERITKLINEKRYVEAKKEVTKLNVVDIAELLEELDKSSYLILFRILPKDMAAEVFSYLSYEQQRYIIDSITDKEIKSIVDELFFDDMIDIIEEMPSNVVKKILKNTKEEERILINQFLNYPENSAGSLMTIEYVDLKKEMTVKQAIDHIKKTGVDKETIYTCYVTDKNRKLEGLVSLRKLVISDDDKTVGEIMEKDIIYVNTHDDQEEIAYLFKKYDLMAIPVVDKESRLTGIITIDDIVDVIEQENTEDFQKMAAMSPSEEEYLETSVLTLAKHRITWLLILMISATFTGSIIRKFEEVLQSVVILAAFIPMLMDTGGNAGAQTSTLIIRGMALGEIEIKDILKVMWKELRVSAVVGVILSLVNFVRIYYLEKVSFEVAITVCSTLFFTIVLAKIVGAMLPIGARKLKLDPAIMASPLITTIVDAVALILYFSMASWILGL; encoded by the coding sequence ATGAAGGAAAGAATTACTAAACTTATAAACGAAAAAAGATATGTTGAAGCCAAAAAAGAAGTCACAAAACTGAATGTAGTAGATATTGCAGAGCTTTTGGAAGAGCTGGATAAAAGTTCGTATTTAATATTATTTAGAATATTGCCCAAGGACATGGCGGCTGAGGTTTTTTCATATCTATCATATGAACAACAGCGATATATCATAGATTCGATAACAGACAAGGAGATAAAAAGCATAGTAGATGAGTTGTTCTTTGACGATATGATAGATATTATAGAAGAAATGCCTTCAAATGTTGTAAAGAAAATATTGAAAAACACAAAAGAGGAAGAAAGAATATTAATCAATCAGTTTTTGAATTATCCAGAGAATTCAGCTGGTAGTCTTATGACAATAGAATATGTTGACCTTAAAAAGGAAATGACAGTTAAACAGGCAATAGACCATATAAAAAAGACAGGTGTTGATAAAGAGACTATATATACTTGTTATGTTACAGATAAAAATAGAAAACTTGAAGGCTTAGTATCTTTGAGAAAATTGGTTATAAGTGACGATGATAAAACAGTTGGCGAAATAATGGAGAAAGATATAATATATGTAAATACTCATGATGACCAAGAAGAGATAGCTTATTTATTTAAAAAATATGACTTAATGGCAATTCCTGTTGTTGATAAAGAAAGTAGGTTAACAGGTATTATTACAATTGATGATATAGTTGATGTTATTGAGCAGGAAAACACAGAGGACTTCCAAAAAATGGCGGCTATGTCTCCATCAGAAGAAGAGTATCTTGAAACTAGTGTTTTAACACTAGCAAAACATAGAATTACATGGCTTTTAATTCTTATGATATCTGCTACATTTACAGGCAGTATTATTAGGAAATTTGAAGAAGTGTTGCAGTCTGTTGTTATATTAGCTGCATTTATCCCTATGCTTATGGATACAGGAGGAAATGCTGGAGCTCAAACTTCTACATTGATAATAAGGGGTATGGCTTTAGGTGAGATAGAAATAAAAGATATTTTGAAAGTTATGTGGAAAGAATTAAGAGTTAGTGCAGTAGTAGGAGTTATTTTGTCTTTAGTGAATTTTGTGAGGATTTATTATCTAGAGAAGGTTAGCTTTGAAGTTGCAATAACTGTATGCTCGACTTTGTTTTTTACTATCGTTTTAGCTAAGATAGTAGGAGCTATGCTTCCAATAGGAGCAAGAAAACTAAAATTAGACCCAGCAATTATGGCTAGCCCTTTGATAACTACAATTGTAGATGCAGTTGCATTAATACTATATTTTTCAATGGCTTCATGGATACTAGGGCTATAA
- a CDS encoding aminotransferase class I/II-fold pyridoxal phosphate-dependent enzyme: MKLVLDQNKTPLFDALKEYHKRNVIPFDVPGHKHGKGLREFGDFVGNKVLEIDVNSMKPLDNISNPIGVIKEAEELAAEAYWADHAFFLVNGTTSGVQAMIMSVCMPGDKIILPRNAHKSAINGLILSGAQPIYIQPEINNKLGIAMGVSLESVEKAIAKHPDAKAIFLINPTYYGATSDIKKIVRLAHKHGMAVLVDEAHGAHFKFHPELPYDAMELGADMCAVSIHKTGGSLTQSSLLLLKEGLIEKKMVRTVLNLTQTTSASYLLMSSIDVARKMLAVHGEEVFTRVLKLCRDARNEINNIDGLYAFGKELVGTPGVYDFDESKLGINVTGLGITGFEAYDILRDEYNIQVELGDVFNILAIVSVGDTEESVNALVEALKSMSVKYKGDKKRFENVMLENPEVIVSPRDAFYSNKKVVKLEDAVGEISGESIMVYPPGIPIVTPGERISKEIIEYVKLLKSQHSLLQGTEDPYVEYIKVLGM, translated from the coding sequence ATGAAATTGGTTTTAGATCAAAATAAAACACCGTTATTTGATGCGTTAAAGGAATATCATAAAAGAAATGTTATCCCTTTTGATGTTCCAGGTCATAAACATGGCAAAGGGTTAAGAGAATTTGGTGACTTTGTTGGTAATAAAGTCTTAGAGATAGATGTTAATTCAATGAAGCCCCTTGATAATATTAGTAATCCTATTGGTGTAATAAAAGAGGCTGAAGAATTAGCAGCTGAAGCATATTGGGCCGACCATGCATTTTTTCTTGTTAATGGCACTACATCAGGAGTACAAGCAATGATTATGAGTGTTTGTATGCCTGGTGACAAAATTATATTACCAAGGAATGCACATAAGTCAGCTATAAATGGTCTTATATTAAGTGGAGCACAACCTATATATATACAACCCGAAATAAATAATAAACTTGGTATTGCTATGGGAGTATCTTTAGAAAGTGTAGAAAAGGCTATAGCTAAACACCCAGATGCTAAGGCTATATTTTTAATAAATCCAACATATTATGGAGCCACATCAGATATCAAAAAGATAGTAAGATTAGCACATAAGCATGGGATGGCAGTTTTAGTTGATGAAGCACATGGTGCGCATTTTAAATTTCATCCAGAATTACCGTATGATGCAATGGAGTTAGGAGCAGACATGTGTGCTGTTAGCATTCATAAAACTGGAGGTTCATTAACTCAAAGTTCACTTTTATTGTTGAAAGAAGGATTAATTGAAAAGAAAATGGTTAGAACTGTACTAAATCTTACGCAGACAACTAGTGCATCGTATTTATTAATGTCGAGTATAGATGTAGCAAGGAAAATGCTAGCAGTACATGGTGAAGAAGTATTTACTAGAGTATTAAAGCTTTGCAGAGATGCAAGAAATGAAATAAATAATATAGATGGATTGTACGCTTTTGGTAAGGAGTTAGTAGGAACACCGGGAGTTTATGATTTTGATGAATCAAAGCTGGGTATAAATGTTACAGGACTTGGTATTACAGGATTCGAGGCTTATGATATATTGAGAGATGAATATAATATACAGGTTGAATTAGGAGATGTTTTTAACATATTAGCTATAGTAAGTGTTGGAGATACTGAAGAGTCTGTAAATGCATTAGTTGAAGCACTTAAAAGTATGAGTGTAAAATATAAAGGAGATAAAAAAAGATTTGAAAATGTTATGTTAGAAAATCCTGAAGTTATAGTTTCGCCAAGAGATGCATTTTATAGCAATAAGAAAGTTGTTAAATTGGAAGACGCTGTAGGTGAAATAAGTGGTGAGTCAATTATGGTTTATCCTCCAGGAATTCCTATTGTAACTCCTGGTGAAAGAATTAGTAAAGAGATAATTGAGTATGTAAAATTATTAAAAAGTCAGCATAGTTTACTGCAAGGTACAGAGGATCCTTATGTAGAATATATTAAGGTGTTGGGAATGTAG
- a CDS encoding N-acetylmuramoyl-L-alanine amidase has protein sequence MIDDRFIYLKIYSSNEKKVIIKKLDEIVKYVAAAQLPNSIENIHPEFVKVQVILARTNLARKMRMFGGKGCLKYSDCDICDEGHCITILYDDELKRIWKDRYNKIISIIEESIKATEGLVITMNNRPIIAEFHNTCGGATENSENVIGNRVMYLRKVLCDYCLNSPNWEGYKEISIEEIEEKLKVRFPNLTPTLKIDMKGFIEEIDRDDEGRITSIKIGGKVFKGTEVKEILGLDSTRFSIAPKILGVKTRGQGDGLGLCQYGANQMALMGFKFDDIINYYFTGVEIRKIEKPCIKKPLKEKILVIDPGHGGDDNIGAEGPGGLREKDVVLKISKRLKEFLENLGATVYLTRDEDEYVSLNKRAELANKIRPNFFISIHLNSFSNSLIRGCEMYYYKGDRESLGLAKCIMNSMVKNLDVINRGIKVAAFFLLREVGTSSLHIDIDYVTNPEVEKLLKNNEYIDKIAESITQGIVEYYKF, from the coding sequence TTGATTGATGATAGATTTATATATTTGAAAATATATTCTAGCAATGAGAAGAAAGTTATCATAAAAAAATTAGATGAAATTGTGAAATATGTAGCAGCAGCTCAGCTTCCTAATTCTATTGAAAATATACATCCAGAGTTTGTAAAAGTTCAAGTAATACTAGCTAGAACGAATTTAGCAAGAAAAATGAGAATGTTTGGAGGAAAAGGATGCTTAAAATATTCAGATTGTGATATATGTGATGAAGGTCATTGTATTACTATTTTATATGATGATGAACTTAAGAGGATATGGAAAGATAGATATAATAAAATAATTAGCATTATTGAAGAGAGTATCAAAGCAACAGAGGGATTAGTAATAACTATGAATAATAGACCTATAATAGCTGAATTTCATAACACGTGTGGAGGTGCTACTGAAAATTCAGAGAATGTTATAGGAAATAGAGTAATGTATTTAAGAAAAGTGTTATGTGATTATTGTTTAAATTCTCCCAATTGGGAAGGATATAAGGAAATTTCGATAGAGGAAATTGAAGAGAAACTAAAAGTAAGGTTTCCAAATTTGACACCAACATTAAAAATTGATATGAAGGGTTTTATAGAGGAAATAGACAGAGATGATGAAGGGAGAATAACAAGTATTAAAATAGGTGGAAAGGTATTTAAAGGTACTGAAGTTAAGGAAATATTAGGACTTGATTCTACTAGATTTAGTATTGCACCTAAGATACTGGGGGTTAAAACTCGTGGACAGGGGGATGGTTTAGGGCTTTGTCAGTATGGAGCAAATCAAATGGCTTTAATGGGTTTTAAGTTTGATGATATTATAAATTATTATTTTACAGGGGTTGAAATTAGAAAAATTGAAAAACCATGTATAAAAAAGCCTTTAAAAGAGAAAATATTAGTAATTGACCCAGGACATGGTGGAGATGATAATATTGGAGCGGAAGGTCCTGGAGGATTAAGAGAAAAGGATGTGGTTTTAAAAATAAGTAAAAGATTAAAGGAGTTTTTGGAAAATCTAGGAGCGACAGTTTATTTAACTAGAGATGAGGACGAGTATGTATCTTTAAATAAAAGGGCAGAATTAGCTAATAAAATCAGGCCCAATTTTTTTATAAGCATTCATCTTAATTCTTTTTCTAATTCATTAATTCGAGGGTGTGAAATGTATTACTATAAAGGCGATAGGGAAAGTCTAGGGTTGGCGAAATGTATTATGAATAGTATGGTAAAAAACCTTGATGTAATAAACAGAGGTATAAAAGTAGCTGCCTTTTTTCTTCTAAGAGAGGTAGGTACAAGTTCGCTTCATATAGATATTGATTATGTAACTAATCCTGAGGTTGAAAAATTACTCAAAAATAATGAATATATCGACAAAATAGCAGAATCTATTACTCAAGGTATAGTCGAATATTATAAGTTTTAG
- a CDS encoding Veg family protein, with amino-acid sequence MKKNSLDKIRENVKSYVGEKVRLKANKGRKKTTIREGVLESVYPSIFVVKIDGGYNTVRRVSYSYSDILTETVEVIVCRDEKKIQIS; translated from the coding sequence GTGAAAAAAAATTCCCTTGATAAGATCAGGGAGAATGTTAAGTCTTATGTTGGAGAAAAAGTAAGGCTAAAGGCTAACAAGGGCAGAAAGAAGACGACTATAAGAGAGGGCGTATTAGAGAGTGTTTATCCAAGCATATTCGTAGTAAAAATTGATGGAGGATATAATACAGTAAGACGAGTATCATATAGCTATTCAGATATACTTACAGAAACAGTTGAAGTAATAGTATGTAGAGATGAAAAGAAAATACAAATTAGTTAA
- a CDS encoding L,D-transpeptidase family protein, translating to MRKNLAIIFILLIFIVTGCKENVLEQSSIIETTKADEIEDQKAIEIDKEQNEEKEVVKEEPEVFVGQALDTIDKDGFIEVYEEKNKKSNIIYKFKDYEEVKLLETLPYGWFKVMLEDGREGYVDSRYIRTKEIPPHEFNEKIEGYVLVFNTDEQILRIYKDGELIKESLASSGTWDHFTPKGIFEIEEGRRGKWFYTPRFKQGGKYWVGFKGTYLFHSVPFTEDGKIIEEEKEKLGTPASHGCIRLPVDVAKYIYENIPAGSLVLIY from the coding sequence ATGAGGAAAAATTTAGCAATTATATTTATTTTATTAATTTTTATAGTGACTGGTTGTAAAGAAAATGTATTAGAGCAATCAAGTATAATAGAAACTACTAAAGCAGATGAAATTGAAGATCAAAAAGCTATTGAGATAGATAAAGAGCAAAATGAAGAAAAAGAAGTTGTAAAAGAAGAACCTGAAGTATTCGTTGGACAAGCCTTAGATACCATAGATAAGGATGGTTTTATTGAAGTATACGAAGAAAAAAATAAAAAAAGTAATATTATATATAAATTTAAAGATTATGAAGAAGTCAAGCTATTAGAGACTTTACCTTATGGATGGTTTAAAGTAATGCTAGAAGATGGAAGAGAGGGTTATGTAGATTCAAGATATATAAGAACTAAAGAAATTCCTCCTCATGAGTTTAATGAGAAAATAGAGGGTTATGTTTTAGTTTTTAATACCGATGAGCAAATTTTAAGAATTTATAAAGATGGAGAATTGATAAAAGAATCTTTAGCATCTAGTGGTACATGGGACCATTTTACACCAAAAGGTATATTTGAAATAGAAGAGGGTAGAAGAGGAAAATGGTTTTACACTCCTAGGTTTAAACAGGGGGGTAAATACTGGGTTGGTTTTAAAGGAACATATTTATTCCATTCTGTTCCTTTTACCGAAGATGGTAAAATAATAGAAGAAGAGAAAGAAAAATTAGGTACACCGGCAAGCCATGGATGTATAAGACTTCCTGTTGATGTAGCTAAATATATTTATGAAAACATCCCTGCAGGGTCTTTAGTGTTGATATATTAA
- a CDS encoding signal peptidase I has translation MKEKVLRWMGNIIIFLLIASILSLFYTRIKHKNDKNYVPSVFGIKFMTVLSGSMQPNIEVGDLVVIKPIVPKNIKKGDVITYRLTDNIFITHRVIDIIHDNDEYLFITKGDANNIEDDEKINSSQLVGKVFLVIPNGRYIFYFLKKPIVFTFLILILLIIFLGGEMKIFYLKKGGD, from the coding sequence GTGAAAGAGAAAGTTTTAAGGTGGATGGGGAATATAATAATTTTTCTTTTAATAGCATCTATATTATCGCTATTCTATACCCGAATAAAACACAAAAATGATAAAAACTATGTACCTTCAGTTTTTGGGATAAAGTTTATGACTGTTCTATCTGGAAGTATGCAGCCTAATATTGAAGTTGGGGATTTAGTTGTTATAAAGCCTATAGTACCTAAAAACATAAAAAAAGGAGATGTTATTACATACAGATTAACTGATAATATATTTATTACACATAGAGTTATAGATATCATACATGATAACGATGAGTACTTATTTATAACAAAAGGTGATGCTAATAACATTGAAGACGATGAAAAAATCAATTCTAGTCAACTGGTAGGTAAAGTATTTTTAGTTATTCCTAATGGAAGATATATATTTTATTTTTTGAAAAAGCCAATAGTTTTTACTTTTTTAATATTAATATTATTGATCATATTTTTAGGAGGTGAAATGAAAATATTTTATCTTAAGAAAGGGGGAGATTAA
- a CDS encoding TasA family protein has translation MKKRLVLIMILIGLLAFGIGMGTYAWFTSSVTSTNNVFKTGTLKIKNPGNGVFASGILNVNNIYPGWIGQKDITITNAGTLDFKFKLYNITLKSPDNSSDNILYSGEYGLRVSFDNKTWYKVNEIKNYEFGEITTDQGTKTITVYYKLPKAAGNDYQGKSVTLEFNFVATQTENKGWSE, from the coding sequence TTGAAAAAAAGATTGGTTTTAATAATGATATTAATAGGTTTATTAGCTTTTGGAATAGGAATGGGAACATATGCATGGTTTACAAGTAGTGTTACAAGTACAAATAATGTATTTAAAACTGGTACATTAAAAATAAAAAATCCTGGTAATGGGGTATTTGCTTCAGGTATATTAAATGTAAATAACATCTATCCAGGATGGATTGGACAAAAAGATATTACAATAACAAATGCTGGAACATTAGATTTTAAATTTAAATTATACAATATAACTTTAAAATCTCCAGATAATTCTTCAGATAACATATTATATAGTGGGGAATATGGTCTTAGAGTCAGTTTTGATAACAAAACTTGGTATAAAGTTAATGAAATAAAAAATTATGAATTCGGAGAGATAACTACTGATCAAGGCACGAAAACTATTACTGTTTACTATAAATTGCCTAAAGCAGCAGGAAATGATTATCAAGGCAAATCTGTTACTTTAGAATTCAATTTCGTAGCTACACAAACAGAAAATAAAGGCTGGTCAGAATAA